In a single window of the Candidatus Kuenenbacteria bacterium HGW-Kuenenbacteria-1 genome:
- a CDS encoding cell division protein FtsZ, which yields MPEIKPSIIPEIKPSIETFAKIKVVGVGGSGGSAINRMIQAKIKGVEFIAINTDSQALHHSQASQKLHIGKMITRGLGAGMDTEMGKKAAEENQNEIHEILKGADMVFITCGLGGGTGTGAAPIIAKVAKEIGALTVAVVTKPFSFEGVQRKNMAEKGLKELLDKIDTIITIPNDRILQIVDKKTSLLDSFEIVDNVLKQGVQGISDIITIPGLINVDFADVKAIMKDAGSALMGIGKASGENRAVKAAQASIDSPLLELSIEGARGVLFTITGGQDLTMHEVNEAAKIITESADAEAKIIFGAIIDESLKDEIKITVIATGFNQEKTSYDSKIDISPTAFHSVSNKVFDMEKKIKINTSSHISTNSSPDKDSNNKEDELEIPAFIRKKMN from the coding sequence ATGCCTGAAATAAAACCAAGTATTATACCTGAGATAAAACCAAGTATTGAAACATTTGCTAAAATTAAAGTTGTCGGAGTAGGTGGATCTGGAGGTTCAGCAATTAATCGAATGATCCAAGCTAAAATTAAAGGAGTAGAATTTATAGCTATTAATACTGATTCTCAAGCGCTTCATCATTCCCAAGCATCTCAAAAACTTCATATTGGAAAAATGATTACTCGTGGATTAGGAGCTGGAATGGATACAGAAATGGGGAAAAAGGCAGCCGAAGAAAATCAAAATGAAATTCATGAAATTTTAAAAGGAGCAGATATGGTTTTTATTACTTGTGGTTTGGGTGGAGGCACTGGCACTGGCGCGGCTCCCATTATTGCTAAAGTAGCCAAAGAAATAGGAGCACTTACAGTAGCTGTAGTAACCAAACCTTTTTCTTTTGAAGGAGTTCAAAGAAAAAATATGGCTGAAAAAGGATTAAAAGAATTATTAGATAAAATAGACACAATTATTACGATTCCAAACGATCGAATATTACAAATTGTTGATAAAAAAACTTCTCTTTTAGATTCTTTTGAAATTGTAGATAATGTTTTAAAACAAGGAGTTCAAGGAATTTCAGATATTATTACAATCCCAGGGTTAATTAATGTTGACTTTGCTGATGTAAAAGCAATTATGAAAGATGCTGGTTCAGCTTTAATGGGAATTGGAAAAGCTTCAGGTGAAAACAGAGCAGTTAAAGCAGCTCAAGCATCAATTGATAGTCCATTGCTTGAGCTTTCTATTGAAGGAGCAAGAGGGGTTTTATTCACTATTACAGGTGGTCAAGATTTAACAATGCATGAAGTTAATGAAGCTGCTAAAATTATTACTGAATCAGCAGATGCTGAAGCTAAAATTATTTTTGGCGCAATAATAGATGAATCTTTAAAAGATGAAATAAAAATTACAGTAATAGCCACTGGATTTAATCAAGAAAAAACTTCATATGATTCTAAAATAGACATAAGTCCAACGGCTTTTCATTCAGTTTCTAATAAAGTTTTTGATATGGAAAAAAAAATAAAAATTAATACTTCTTCTCATATCTCTACAAACTCATCTCCTGATAAAGATTCAAATAACAAAGAAGATGAATTAGAAATTCCAGCATTTATTAGAAAAAAAATGAATTAA
- a CDS encoding LD-carboxypeptidase, translating to MKLNLVKPKKLQRGDTIGVIAPSAGNANIFPHRIESAIKSLEQLGYKVKFATHSLERNGYVSSDPKKRADDIHEMFKDSEVSAIICTIGGDHSNQILKYLDFEFIKNNPKIFIGFSDISVLHYALMKKSNLQTFYGPCLMTQFGEYPNILPYTLEYFNKAITSLDSIGSVVPSKEWTAEILDWTMKKDLERPRKLIQSDGYEWLKQGSVSGQILGGCVPSINHLAGTEYWIDPTDSIFFIDIPEGYEFGKGLPVHILDAYLSDLDNLGVFEKIIGLIIGRSYNYSINENDKLKKIILYYTQKYNYPILLNANIGHCDPIITLPFGADVMIDSIQNLFCINESSVI from the coding sequence ATGAAACTTAATTTAGTTAAACCAAAAAAATTACAGCGAGGCGACACAATTGGGGTGATTGCTCCATCGGCCGGCAACGCGAATATTTTTCCTCATAGAATTGAAAGTGCCATTAAATCACTAGAGCAGTTAGGATATAAGGTAAAATTTGCCACACATTCTTTAGAAAGAAACGGGTATGTGTCATCAGATCCTAAAAAAAGGGCTGATGATATTCACGAAATGTTTAAAGATAGTGAAGTTTCGGCAATTATCTGTACAATAGGTGGCGATCACTCTAATCAAATTTTAAAATATTTAGACTTTGAATTTATAAAAAATAATCCTAAAATCTTTATTGGTTTCTCTGATATTTCAGTTTTACACTATGCATTGATGAAGAAATCTAACCTACAAACATTTTATGGGCCATGCTTAATGACGCAATTTGGTGAATATCCAAATATACTTCCATATACTTTAGAATATTTCAATAAAGCAATTACATCTTTGGATTCAATTGGTAGTGTTGTCCCTTCAAAAGAATGGACTGCTGAAATTCTTGATTGGACAATGAAAAAAGATTTAGAAAGACCAAGAAAATTAATACAATCTGATGGGTATGAATGGTTAAAGCAAGGTTCTGTTTCTGGGCAGATCCTTGGTGGTTGTGTGCCATCGATTAATCATTTAGCAGGAACTGAGTATTGGATTGATCCAACTGATAGTATTTTCTTTATAGATATACCAGAGGGATATGAATTTGGAAAAGGATTACCTGTCCATATCCTAGATGCCTATCTATCAGATTTAGACAACCTTGGAGTTTTTGAAAAAATAATAGGATTAATAATTGGACGTTCTTATAATTATTCAATAAATGAAAACGACAAACTAAAAAAAATTATTTTGTACTATACACAGAAATATAATTATCCGATTTTATTAAACGCCAATATTGGTCATTGCGATCCAATAATAACATTGCCATTTGGTGCGGATGTTATGATAGACTCAATACAAAATTTATTTTGTATTAACGAATCGTCAGTTATTTAG
- a CDS encoding 30S ribosomal protein S4, giving the protein MARNLNPKCRQCRRSGEKLFLKGDRCISTKCAILKKNYPPGIHGAKQTRAKFSEYGKQLREKQKAKRIYGILEKQFKNYFLKAAKKKKETGEILLKILEMRLDNIIYRVGLAKSRNKARQLVSHGHFLVNNKKVNIPSYEVNINDVIKIKKKSEKLGEESKKVEKDKIPLWLFFDIKENVYKILSEPKKEDLPQNIDTRLIVESYSK; this is encoded by the coding sequence ATGGCTAGAAATTTAAATCCAAAATGTAGACAATGTAGAAGAAGTGGAGAAAAACTTTTTTTAAAAGGGGATCGTTGTATTTCTACTAAATGTGCAATATTAAAAAAAAATTATCCTCCTGGAATTCATGGAGCTAAACAAACAAGAGCTAAATTTTCAGAATATGGAAAACAGTTACGCGAGAAACAAAAAGCTAAACGAATTTATGGAATTTTAGAAAAACAATTTAAAAATTATTTTCTAAAAGCAGCAAAAAAGAAAAAAGAAACAGGTGAAATATTATTAAAAATTTTAGAAATGAGATTAGATAATATAATTTATCGAGTTGGATTAGCTAAATCTCGAAATAAAGCGCGACAGTTAGTAAGCCATGGACATTTTTTAGTAAATAATAAAAAAGTAAATATTCCTTCCTATGAAGTAAATATAAATGATGTAATTAAAATTAAAAAGAAAAGCGAAAAATTAGGGGAGGAAAGTAAAAAAGTTGAGAAAGATAAAATTCCATTGTGGCTTTTTTTTGATATTAAAGAAAATGTATATAAAATATTAAGTGAACCAAAAAAAGAAGATTTACCACAAAATATTGATACACGATTAATTGTTGAGTCATATTCTAAATAA
- a CDS encoding hydrolase TatD encodes MFDVHSHLNFDAFKKDYAKIIKRSLDNKIKGIINVGSQLKTSKEAIKIAHEFSDKKIYASIGLHPIYVGNEEFNLKEYQKIAQDFKVKAIGEIGLDYYRISDIKIQKLQKEFFLKQLNLAREFNLPVILHCRGNQEEPLKAYEEMLDILKKYSDLFGVIHCFGANWKIAEQFLHLNFYISFTGIITFNNDKKIEEVIEKIPLNKILAETDCPYLAPVPFRGKRNEPSYIKYIIQKIAEIKKIDFEKVDQIITQNAMKLFNI; translated from the coding sequence ATGTTTGATGTTCATAGCCATTTAAATTTTGATGCTTTTAAAAAGGATTATGCTAAAATAATTAAACGTAGTCTTGATAATAAAATAAAAGGAATTATTAATGTTGGTTCGCAATTAAAAACAAGCAAAGAAGCAATAAAAATTGCTCACGAATTTTCTGATAAAAAAATATATGCCTCAATTGGCTTACATCCAATTTATGTAGGCAATGAGGAATTTAATTTAAAAGAATATCAAAAAATTGCTCAAGATTTTAAAGTAAAAGCGATTGGGGAAATTGGATTAGATTATTATAGAATATCAGACATAAAAATACAAAAATTACAAAAAGAATTTTTTTTAAAACAATTAAATTTAGCAAGAGAATTTAATTTGCCAGTAATTTTGCATTGTCGCGGAAATCAAGAGGAACCATTGAAAGCTTATGAAGAAATGTTGGACATTTTAAAAAAATATTCTGATCTTTTCGGAGTAATTCATTGTTTTGGAGCAAATTGGAAAATAGCTGAACAATTTTTGCATTTAAATTTTTATATTTCTTTTACCGGGATTATTACTTTTAACAATGATAAAAAAATAGAAGAAGTGATTGAAAAAATTCCTTTGAATAAAATTTTGGCGGAAACAGATTGCCCTTATTTGGCTCCTGTGCCATTTAGAGGAAAGCGTAATGAACCTAGTTATATAAAATATATTATTCAAAAAATTGCTGAAATTAAAAAAATAGATTTTGAAAAAGTAGATCAAATAATAACCCAAAACGCGATGAAATTATTTAATATTTGA
- a CDS encoding S-adenosylmethionine decarboxylase proenzyme, with protein sequence MEALGRHLLLELYDCNPEALNDVDRITNTMTQAALASGATILKVEFHKFAPIGISGMIIIAESHLSIHTWPEYKYAACDVFTCGDKIDPYLAVDYLTTHLEAKSSSIIEMERGIVRARKKII encoded by the coding sequence ATGGAAGCATTGGGCCGTCACTTGTTATTAGAATTATATGATTGTAATCCTGAGGCATTGAATGATGTGGATAGGATAACAAACACAATGACGCAGGCAGCATTAGCGTCTGGTGCAACTATCTTAAAGGTAGAGTTCCATAAGTTTGCACCAATAGGGATAAGCGGGATGATTATTATTGCTGAGTCTCATCTCTCAATCCATACCTGGCCAGAATACAAGTATGCTGCTTGTGATGTTTTTACCTGCGGTGATAAGATAGATCCGTATTTAGCCGTAGACTATCTTACAACCCATCTGGAGGCAAAATCTTCTTCAATTATAGAGATGGAGAGGGGAATTGTGCGTGCTAGAAAAAAAATAATCTAG
- a CDS encoding translation initiation factor IF-1 translates to MNKNNNQNNNNNSKEFLEMQGEVIELLPAAKFKVKLENGHEMFAHLSGKMRLHKIRILPGDRVKMEVSPYDLSKGRIIFRF, encoded by the coding sequence ATGAATAAAAATAATAATCAAAATAATAATAATAATTCTAAAGAATTTTTAGAAATGCAAGGAGAAGTAATTGAATTATTACCTGCAGCTAAATTTAAAGTAAAATTAGAAAATGGACATGAAATGTTTGCACATCTTTCAGGGAAAATGCGTTTGCATAAAATTCGAATTTTACCTGGCGATAGAGTAAAAATGGAAGTAAGTCCGTATGATTTATCAAAAGGACGAATTATTTTTCGGTTTTAA
- a CDS encoding 30S ribosomal protein S11 has protein sequence MTQTNNTTIEEQLNASEAQEETISKKSSKTKSKIKKDKILKNITRGQIYVQASYNNTIVTVTDLYGNVLGWSSAGKMKFKGPKKSTSYAAGVVIKDVLTRVKQERIMKEANIFVKGIGAGRDAAIRAINANGIIILSIKDITPIPHNGCRRRKPRRV, from the coding sequence ATGACTCAAACAAATAATACAACAATAGAAGAACAATTAAATGCTTCCGAAGCACAAGAAGAAACAATTTCAAAAAAATCTTCAAAAACAAAAAGCAAAATAAAGAAAGATAAAATATTAAAAAATATCACAAGAGGACAAATTTATGTTCAAGCAAGTTATAATAATACCATTGTAACTGTTACGGATTTATATGGTAATGTTTTAGGCTGGTCTTCTGCTGGCAAAATGAAATTCAAAGGTCCTAAAAAATCAACTTCTTATGCTGCTGGGGTAGTTATTAAAGACGTATTAACAAGGGTTAAACAAGAAAGAATAATGAAAGAAGCTAATATTTTTGTTAAAGGAATTGGTGCTGGGCGTGATGCGGCAATTAGGGCTATTAATGCTAATGGAATAATTATTTTGTCAATTAAAGACATAACGCCGATTCCTCATAATGGTTGTCGTCGTCGTAAACCACGAAGAGTTTAA
- a CDS encoding 30S ribosomal protein S13: MARIAGINLPKDKRVEIGLTYIFGIGQPLADKILAQTKIDSNIRCKDLKEEEINILKNIIEKLKVEGELKREILVNIKRLKEINCYRGTRHSRSLPVRGQRTKTNSRTRRGNARKTMGSGRKNANEKT, from the coding sequence ATGGCTAGAATAGCAGGAATAAATTTACCAAAAGACAAAAGAGTGGAAATAGGTCTTACCTATATTTTTGGCATTGGTCAACCTTTGGCTGATAAAATTTTAGCTCAAACTAAAATTGATTCAAATATAAGATGTAAAGATTTAAAAGAAGAAGAAATAAATATTTTGAAAAATATTATTGAAAAATTGAAAGTGGAAGGGGAGTTAAAAAGAGAAATTTTAGTTAATATTAAAAGATTAAAAGAAATTAATTGTTATCGAGGAACACGTCATAGTAGAAGTTTACCTGTTAGAGGACAAAGAACAAAAACTAATTCTAGAACAAGAAGAGGAAACGCAAGAAAGACAATGGGAAGTGGTCGTAAAAATGCCAATGAAAAAACTTAA
- a CDS encoding phenylalanine--tRNA ligase subunit alpha — MQNKLQNLKNQILDQLKIVKTSQVLRDLEIKYLGRKGELTEILHCLKDLTVQEKKEIGKLANEIKKDLFEKFKEVKNIIAKNAVKSENIDVTLPGEKIQAGHLHPITLIQNELEDLFVFMGFMVLDGPELESDYYNFEAMNIPKHHPARDMQDTFYIDQKNKNNEYDLVMRTHTSNVQVRAMQKYGTPLKCVAPGRVFRCEATDVRHEHTFYQFEGFMVDKKINLSHLKAVLEITIKHLYGQKTKMRLRPKFYPFVEPGVNGEVSCFSCNGKGCRLCKNSGWLEIFGAGMVHPNVLKAGNIDPKKYSGFAFGFGLTRLAMLKYGINDVRLFNSGDLRFLEQF; from the coding sequence ATGCAAAATAAATTACAAAATTTAAAAAATCAAATTTTAGATCAACTCAAGATAGTAAAAACAAGTCAGGTTTTGCGTGATTTGGAAATTAAATATTTGGGACGCAAGGGAGAATTAACTGAAATTTTACATTGTTTAAAAGATTTAACTGTTCAAGAAAAAAAAGAAATTGGAAAATTGGCGAATGAAATTAAAAAAGATTTGTTTGAAAAATTTAAAGAAGTAAAAAATATTATCGCAAAAAATGCAGTAAAATCAGAAAATATTGATGTCACTTTGCCTGGAGAAAAAATACAAGCAGGTCATTTACATCCGATTACTCTTATTCAAAACGAATTAGAGGATTTGTTTGTATTTATGGGATTTATGGTTTTAGATGGACCAGAATTAGAAAGTGATTATTATAATTTTGAAGCGATGAATATTCCCAAGCATCATCCGGCACGTGATATGCAGGACACTTTTTATATTGATCAAAAAAATAAAAACAATGAATATGATTTGGTAATGCGAACTCATACTTCAAATGTTCAAGTAAGGGCGATGCAAAAATACGGCACTCCTTTAAAATGCGTGGCGCCAGGAAGGGTTTTTCGTTGCGAAGCGACTGATGTTCGTCACGAGCATACTTTTTATCAATTTGAAGGTTTTATGGTTGACAAGAAAATTAATTTAAGTCATTTAAAAGCAGTACTTGAGATAACAATTAAACATCTTTACGGTCAAAAAACAAAAATGCGTTTGCGTCCTAAGTTTTATCCTTTTGTAGAACCGGGAGTAAATGGAGAAGTAAGTTGTTTTAGTTGTAATGGGAAGGGTTGTCGGCTTTGCAAAAATTCTGGTTGGTTAGAGATTTTTGGCGCTGGTATGGTGCACCCCAATGTGTTAAAAGCTGGTAATATTGATCCAAAAAAATATTCAGGTTTTGCATTTGGTTTTGGTTTAACCAGATTAGCAATGTTGAAATATGGTATTAATGATGTCAGATTATTTAATAGCGGAGACTTGAGATTTTTAGAACAGTTTTAA
- a CDS encoding prepilin peptidase → MSGVQSPTFFKKAIFKNLCYNIFNMILILFFIFIFGLIIGSFLNALIWRTHKKKSMLERSCCPKCKHILGVKDLVPLFSFFWQKGQCRYCQKKISWQYPLVEFFTGVFFCLVFLKNFEMNSLSFNSIILFRDLFFVSVLMIIFVYDLKYKLILDKITLPAMAIGLMLNLILGISWQNLIFGSGIGGGFFLAQFLISKGRWIGGGDIRMGALMGLFLGWPQILVALFFAYILGAIIGVILIIFKKKGMKSEIVFGTFLAIGALISLFFGEQILLIYGL, encoded by the coding sequence ATGTCGGGAGTTCAATCCCCGACATTTTTTAAAAAAGCAATTTTTAAAAATTTGTGCTATAATATTTTTAATATGATTTTAATATTATTTTTTATTTTCATTTTTGGCCTGATTATTGGGAGTTTTTTAAATGCTTTGATTTGGCGAACGCATAAGAAAAAAAGCATGTTAGAAAGATCTTGTTGTCCAAAATGTAAACATATTTTAGGGGTTAAAGATTTAGTCCCATTGTTTAGTTTTTTTTGGCAAAAAGGACAATGTCGTTATTGTCAAAAAAAAATATCATGGCAATATCCTTTAGTTGAATTTTTTACTGGAGTATTTTTTTGTTTGGTTTTTTTGAAAAATTTTGAAATGAATTCATTATCATTTAATTCCATCATTTTATTTCGCGATTTATTTTTTGTTTCTGTTTTGATGATAATTTTTGTTTATGATTTGAAATACAAGCTTATTTTAGATAAAATAACCTTGCCGGCCATGGCAATAGGATTAATGTTAAATTTAATATTAGGTATTTCTTGGCAAAATTTAATTTTTGGTAGCGGAATTGGCGGTGGGTTTTTTTTGGCTCAATTTTTAATTTCAAAAGGTCGATGGATTGGAGGAGGGGATATACGAATGGGAGCTTTGATGGGTTTATTTTTGGGTTGGCCTCAAATTTTAGTTGCTTTGTTTTTTGCTTATATTTTAGGGGCAATTATTGGAGTAATTTTGATTATTTTTAAAAAAAAGGGGATGAAAAGCGAAATTGTTTTTGGTACTTTTTTGGCAATTGGTGCTTTGATTAGTTTATTTTTTGGAGAACAAATTTTGTTGATTTATGGCTTATAA
- a CDS encoding 50S ribosomal protein L36 yields MKVRTSVKKICKDCQILRRKGRVVVICKKAPKHKQRQG; encoded by the coding sequence ATGAAAGTACGCACATCAGTTAAAAAAATATGCAAAGATTGCCAAATACTCCGTCGAAAAGGGAGAGTTGTTGTTATTTGTAAAAAAGCTCCTAAACATAAACAAAGACAAGGATAA